The following are encoded in a window of Mycoplasmopsis bovis PG45 genomic DNA:
- the mutM gene encoding bifunctional DNA-formamidopyrimidine glycosylase/DNA-(apurinic or apyrimidinic site) lyase has translation MPELPEVKTVVKALKSNIKNAKITNVFVFLDKLIKNVSPQEFKEYLLNETILDIYNVGKNIIFKLSKDKNLISHLRMTGKYFTDTSLHHKRKHDYVIFELNNQMYLFYNDSRQFGTFHIKDESELFTTKPLDKLGKEVDQIDPDKLHQLIKNKTIPIKSFLLDQSYILGIGNIYANEILYLSGINPWTKVNKIPYAKLIEILNNTKIILDKATELGGSTIVDFSGLNGAEGQFQNHLQVHMRANLPCNKCKTLIKQETIAQRMTYYCPLCQKENYEQEK, from the coding sequence ATGCCTGAATTGCCAGAAGTTAAAACAGTAGTTAAAGCACTTAAAAGCAACATAAAGAATGCCAAAATTACAAATGTTTTTGTGTTTCTTGATAAATTAATTAAAAATGTTAGTCCGCAAGAATTTAAAGAATATTTGCTAAATGAAACAATATTAGATATTTATAATGTTGGCAAAAATATTATTTTTAAGCTTTCTAAAGACAAAAATTTAATTAGCCATTTAAGAATGACAGGCAAGTATTTTACTGATACTAGTTTGCATCACAAGAGAAAACATGATTATGTAATTTTTGAGTTAAATAACCAAATGTATCTGTTTTATAATGATTCGCGACAATTTGGAACATTTCATATTAAGGATGAATCAGAACTTTTTACTACAAAGCCGCTTGATAAATTAGGAAAAGAAGTTGATCAAATAGATCCTGATAAACTTCATCAGCTTATTAAAAATAAAACTATTCCAATTAAGTCATTCCTGTTAGATCAAAGTTACATTTTAGGAATAGGAAATATTTACGCTAACGAAATTTTGTATTTGTCTGGAATTAATCCATGAACTAAGGTTAATAAAATTCCATATGCTAAATTGATTGAAATATTAAATAACACTAAGATAATTTTGGATAAGGCAACAGAGTTAGGTGGTTCAACAATTGTTGACTTTTCAGGTCTTAATGGTGCAGAAGGCCAATTTCAAAATCATTTACAAGTTCACATGCGAGCAAATTTGCCTTGCAATAAATGCAAAACTTTAATAAAACAAGAAACAATAGCACAAAGAATGACATATTATTGTCCGCTGTGTCAGAAGGAAAATTATGAGCAAGAAAAGTAG
- a CDS encoding glucose-6-phosphate isomerase: protein MKYINVDISNALELNEINKYHEQVVQIHHNIINQKVNEKDWLGWINLPNNINNLEMKKMIDIANVWKKQKVSTLVVIGIGGSYLGAIAAYDYVFDTYKMIDPDIELIFAGNSLSSEQLVAQLKYVENKKFAINVISKSGTTIEPSIAFREFRKLLEFQVGSQYAKDYIVATTDAQKGVLYELSKAKNYETLIIPNDVGGRFSVLSPVGLFPLICAGINVEILLKGAADANSDCNNLNLNENQAYKYAVARHILSKKYDIELMSSYEPKLSFFIEWWKQLFAESEGKDNKGLWVVGSTFTTDLHSIGQIIQDGKRILFETILVSKEPLYDILLSKVKEDDDKLNYLDGKSVHKINLSAFKGTLSAHSKAALVPNIVIEIAKLDEYALGYLFQFFMRALAISAYLLGVNPFDQPGVEIYKSNMFKILNKDDK, encoded by the coding sequence ATGAAGTACATAAATGTTGATATTTCTAATGCTTTAGAATTAAATGAAATAAATAAATATCATGAACAAGTAGTTCAAATTCACCATAACATAATTAACCAAAAAGTCAATGAAAAAGACTGATTGGGATGAATCAATTTACCTAATAACATCAACAATTTGGAAATGAAAAAAATGATTGACATTGCTAATGTATGAAAAAAGCAAAAAGTTAGCACACTAGTAGTTATTGGCATCGGTGGTTCATATTTAGGAGCTATAGCTGCTTATGATTATGTTTTTGATACTTATAAAATGATAGATCCTGATATTGAATTGATTTTTGCAGGAAACTCATTAAGCAGTGAGCAATTAGTTGCACAACTTAAGTATGTTGAAAATAAAAAATTTGCTATCAACGTTATTTCAAAAAGCGGAACAACTATTGAGCCGTCAATTGCATTTAGAGAATTTAGAAAGCTTTTAGAATTTCAAGTAGGCTCACAATATGCTAAAGATTATATAGTAGCCACAACCGATGCTCAAAAGGGTGTTTTATATGAGCTTTCTAAAGCAAAAAATTATGAAACATTAATAATTCCTAATGATGTAGGGGGTCGTTTTAGTGTGTTAAGTCCAGTTGGACTCTTCCCTTTAATTTGTGCTGGTATTAATGTTGAAATATTGCTTAAAGGTGCTGCTGATGCTAATAGTGATTGCAATAATCTAAACCTAAATGAAAATCAAGCATATAAATATGCTGTTGCTCGTCATATATTAAGTAAAAAATATGACATTGAACTTATGTCTTCTTATGAACCTAAATTATCATTTTTTATTGAATGATGAAAACAATTATTTGCTGAAAGTGAAGGCAAAGACAATAAAGGGTTATGAGTTGTTGGTTCAACTTTTACAACTGATTTGCACTCAATTGGACAAATTATTCAAGATGGTAAAAGGATTTTGTTTGAAACAATTTTAGTCTCAAAAGAACCTTTATATGACATTTTGCTTTCTAAAGTGAAAGAAGATGATGATAAATTGAACTACTTAGATGGTAAATCTGTTCATAAAATTAATTTGTCAGCATTCAAAGGAACTTTAAGTGCTCATTCAAAAGCAGCATTAGTACCTAATATTGTCATTGAAATAGCAAAATTAGATGAATATGCATTGGGCTACTTATTTCAATTTTTTATGAGAGCATTAGCTATTAGTGCATACCTATTAGGTGTTAATCCATTTGACCAGCCAGGGGTTGAAATATACAAATCAAATATGTTTAAAATTTTAAATAAGGACGATAAATAA
- a CDS encoding glucose-6-phosphate isomerase: MEIINLKFINFSPDFSNKNMIADAITLFNKIKKKDNDFFEQFGFNELVLNFDTQNLKELDSFSDLFHSQDINHIIIFCKKSDKENFFVAHNFLNSYDILKDHKIKFTFFCDEEPEVWQKLYLKCTDQISSQHTAFLFIGQSLYSEAFIEVIKIIINEVQEKYGYYRALKRCFMICKQALEKQLLDFEIDEQNKLIMPNVLTKNYSFFAESNMFLLLLKGCNIMELVAGYQNLYPNFVADNLEDNAAFQYAYVRLLISKKTKYSFIINDNAILTNLLALQTNMENNYYQKFNIFSYIASFTNDIYTYGQFLMDNYQKMYISFYKLKNEKIDYRLSDEIHFNDGLNSYPFTKLSDFNKSANVGIQEIFTNILGMPYCLITVEDNSEYSLGALIAFVYWSFIYLCMLSNTNPFLSSYRS, from the coding sequence ATGGAAATTATTAATTTAAAATTTATTAACTTCAGCCCTGATTTTAGCAACAAGAATATGATTGCAGATGCTATAACACTTTTTAATAAGATCAAAAAGAAGGATAATGATTTTTTTGAGCAATTTGGTTTTAATGAACTAGTTTTAAATTTTGATACCCAAAATTTAAAAGAATTAGACAGTTTTAGTGATCTTTTTCACTCGCAAGACATAAATCACATAATAATTTTTTGTAAGAAAAGTGACAAAGAAAATTTTTTTGTTGCCCATAATTTTCTTAATAGTTATGACATTTTAAAAGATCATAAAATAAAATTCACATTTTTTTGTGATGAAGAACCGGAAGTTTGACAAAAGTTATATCTTAAATGTACTGATCAAATTAGTAGCCAACATACAGCATTTCTTTTCATAGGACAGTCGTTATATAGCGAAGCTTTTATTGAAGTTATTAAAATTATTATTAATGAGGTTCAGGAAAAATATGGTTATTATCGAGCACTTAAAAGGTGCTTTATGATCTGTAAGCAAGCATTAGAAAAACAACTTCTAGATTTTGAAATTGATGAGCAAAATAAATTAATAATGCCAAATGTTTTAACTAAAAATTATTCTTTTTTTGCTGAAAGCAATATGTTTTTGCTTCTTTTAAAAGGCTGTAATATTATGGAGTTAGTTGCGGGATATCAAAATCTTTATCCAAATTTTGTAGCTGACAATTTAGAAGATAATGCAGCTTTTCAATATGCTTATGTTAGGTTATTAATTAGCAAAAAAACTAAGTATAGTTTCATAATTAATGATAATGCAATATTGACTAATTTGCTTGCTTTACAGACTAATATGGAAAATAATTATTATCAAAAATTTAACATATTTTCATATATAGCATCATTTACAAATGATATTTATACATATGGACAGTTTTTGATGGATAATTATCAAAAAATGTATATCTCTTTTTATAAATTAAAAAATGAAAAAATAGATTATAGACTAAGCGATGAAATTCACTTTAATGATGGATTAAATTCGTATCCATTTACTAAACTTAGTGATTTTAACAAAAGTGCAAATGTTGGTATTCAAGAGATTTTTACTAATATCCTAGGTATGCCTTATTGTTTAATTACAGTTGAAGATAATAGTGAATATTCACTAGGTGCACTAATTGCTTTTGTTTATTGAAGTTTTATATATCTTTGTATGCTAAGCAACACAAATCCATTTTTAAGTAGCTATAGGAGCTAA
- a CDS encoding S1 RNA-binding domain-containing protein, producing MIKKGDVLNGLVKNINSHGIIVWSFNGMKFFVPSNLITDFTKSRLDNIFEINQKINFVVESIDLDMQTGIGNFKINHPLHSRTPFKNKIKPTKNGFKKLKDSVLKLISKS from the coding sequence ATGATTAAAAAAGGCGATGTACTGAACGGACTAGTAAAAAATATTAATTCACACGGAATAATTGTGTGATCTTTTAATGGTATGAAATTTTTTGTGCCATCTAATTTAATTACTGACTTTACAAAAAGTCGTCTTGATAATATTTTTGAGATCAATCAAAAAATAAATTTTGTTGTTGAGTCAATTGATTTAGATATGCAAACTGGTATTGGAAATTTCAAAATAAATCACCCGCTTCATTCAAGAACGCCTTTCAAAAATAAAATTAAGCCTACAAAAAATGGATTTAAAAAACTAAAAGATTCAGTTCTTAAACTAATAAGCAAGTCATAA
- the eno gene encoding phosphopyruvate hydratase produces the protein MPIIERIQAREILDSRGNPTVQVEVTTDYEITGVANVPSGASTGSREALELRDKGTKYEGNWFGGKGVMTAVDNVNEKIAPELIGMSVFDQRAIDKLMIELDGTATKSKLGANAILGVSLAVARAAATELGMPLYRYIGGANAHTLPLPMLNVLNGGEHASNTVDFQEFMIMPVGAKSLREALQMANKVFHNLAKLLKKAGYGTQVGDEGGFAPNCKSHEEVLDYLVEAIKVAGYTPATSGKNAIAIALDAACSELYDENSKKYTFKKLKQAIAEKRSGFEHLDNVKLEYTTDELIEYFGKLIDKYPIISIEDGLAESDWEGFAKMTAKFGSKVQIVGDDLTVTNPKLLEKAIEQKSMNAILIKLNQIGSLSETMDAINKAQKANMACVVSHRSGETEDTTIADLAVAFNTGQIKTGSMSRTDRIAKYNRLLVIEEELGEQSEFEGSKAFYNIK, from the coding sequence ATGCCTATTATTGAAAGAATTCAAGCACGTGAAATATTAGATTCACGTGGCAATCCAACAGTTCAAGTTGAAGTTACTACAGATTATGAAATAACCGGTGTTGCAAATGTGCCTTCTGGTGCTAGCACAGGAAGTAGAGAGGCGCTAGAATTAAGAGACAAGGGCACCAAATATGAAGGAAACTGATTCGGTGGCAAAGGTGTTATGACAGCCGTTGATAATGTTAATGAAAAAATAGCGCCTGAATTAATAGGAATGTCAGTTTTTGATCAAAGAGCAATTGATAAATTAATGATTGAATTAGATGGAACTGCAACTAAGTCAAAACTAGGGGCTAACGCTATTTTAGGTGTTTCACTAGCTGTTGCTAGAGCTGCTGCTACAGAATTAGGAATGCCTTTATATAGATATATTGGTGGAGCTAATGCTCACACATTGCCACTGCCAATGCTTAATGTTTTAAATGGTGGAGAACATGCTTCAAATACAGTTGACTTTCAAGAATTTATGATAATGCCAGTTGGTGCTAAGTCATTAAGAGAAGCTCTTCAAATGGCTAATAAAGTTTTTCACAACTTAGCTAAATTACTTAAAAAAGCAGGATATGGTACTCAAGTTGGTGATGAAGGCGGATTTGCTCCTAACTGCAAAAGCCATGAAGAAGTACTAGATTACTTAGTTGAAGCTATAAAAGTTGCAGGTTATACTCCTGCTACTAGTGGTAAAAATGCTATTGCTATAGCCTTAGATGCTGCATGTAGTGAATTATATGACGAAAATTCAAAGAAATATACTTTCAAAAAACTAAAACAAGCTATTGCTGAAAAACGCTCTGGTTTTGAACATTTAGATAATGTTAAATTAGAGTATACAACTGATGAATTAATTGAATATTTTGGTAAGCTAATAGATAAATATCCTATTATTTCAATTGAAGATGGTCTTGCTGAAAGCGATTGAGAAGGATTTGCAAAAATGACTGCTAAATTTGGTAGCAAAGTGCAAATTGTGGGTGATGACTTAACAGTTACAAATCCTAAATTATTAGAAAAAGCCATTGAACAAAAATCAATGAATGCTATATTAATTAAGCTTAATCAAATTGGATCTCTTTCTGAAACAATGGATGCTATAAACAAGGCTCAGAAGGCAAATATGGCTTGTGTTGTTTCTCATCGTTCAGGAGAAACTGAGGACACAACAATTGCTGATTTAGCTGTAGCCTTTAATACAGGGCAAATAAAAACAGGTTCAATGTCTAGAACTGATAGAATTGCTAAATACAATCGCCTTTTAGTTATTGAAGAAGAATTAGGTGAGCAATCAGAATTTGAAGGTTCTAAAGCATTTTACAACATAAAGTAA
- a CDS encoding transposase translates to MAIPVEIRQVERPKNTVVKNYFGKFKVVKRTSKYVNGKAIPKDLAIVGEIVDYKFVPFETPIPVGTRSKKNQEKTDIKDYGNIAIFTKNSNDILEKLLTHFDSSTAYKLYVIAILRCAYPKAVNRDLKFYYETSFMSELFKKVGLSESLLPDFFEKTGRAYSNIHNFMLDRINEFKGRVQIIDGTLKSYNSDEVTFSQWSRKGKVKGSKDFTLLYTCVLYTKEPIYHRPYQGNMLDSTIFEDFLENVPSTGEILVADKGFRTKAITELLEQNKNVKYLLPLKRNTTLIREEKLDENLTPVKIKDKQLLGSKKQINGKFFYLFKDLEIAGKESVGNYQKHLKRNTFNIDEFNKNNQFFGVIVFESNVDLSLEDVYTLYDQRWEIEEMFNFYKNILELSKTRVHSEMKVYTTEFINYLSLIIATKVKNNFIRLNLHQNYSFRQIIEYLRSYKVEVINNTEWKKRKVLKYVQDLAELLEI, encoded by the coding sequence ATGGCAATTCCAGTTGAAATAAGACAAGTTGAAAGACCTAAAAACACAGTTGTAAAGAATTACTTTGGAAAATTTAAAGTTGTAAAAAGAACCAGCAAATATGTGAATGGAAAAGCAATTCCAAAAGATTTGGCAATTGTTGGCGAAATAGTAGATTACAAATTTGTTCCTTTTGAAACACCTATCCCAGTAGGTACAAGATCTAAGAAAAATCAAGAAAAAACAGATATAAAAGACTATGGTAACATAGCAATTTTTACAAAAAATAGCAATGATATTTTGGAAAAATTACTAACACATTTTGATTCATCAACAGCTTACAAATTATATGTAATTGCTATTCTTAGATGTGCCTATCCAAAAGCCGTTAATCGTGATTTAAAGTTTTACTATGAAACTTCATTTATGTCTGAATTATTTAAAAAGGTTGGTTTATCTGAATCATTATTACCAGACTTCTTTGAAAAAACTGGTAGAGCATATTCAAATATACATAACTTCATGTTAGATAGAATAAATGAGTTTAAAGGTAGAGTGCAAATTATTGATGGCACACTTAAATCTTATAATTCAGATGAAGTAACTTTTTCTCAATGATCAAGAAAAGGCAAGGTTAAAGGTAGCAAAGATTTTACCTTACTTTACACTTGTGTCTTATATACCAAAGAGCCAATTTATCACAGACCATACCAAGGAAATATGCTGGATTCGACTATTTTTGAGGACTTTTTGGAAAATGTGCCTAGCACTGGCGAAATATTAGTTGCTGATAAAGGCTTTAGAACTAAAGCAATTACAGAGCTTTTAGAACAGAATAAAAATGTTAAGTATCTTTTGCCATTAAAGAGAAATACAACATTAATTAGAGAAGAAAAACTTGATGAAAACTTGACTCCTGTGAAAATTAAAGATAAGCAATTACTAGGGTCTAAAAAGCAAATAAATGGAAAGTTTTTTTATCTATTTAAAGACTTAGAAATAGCTGGCAAAGAAAGTGTTGGAAACTATCAAAAACATCTAAAAAGAAATACATTTAACATTGATGAATTCAATAAAAATAATCAATTTTTTGGTGTCATTGTTTTTGAATCCAATGTTGACCTTTCATTAGAGGATGTATACACACTATATGATCAAAGATGAGAAATTGAAGAAATGTTTAACTTTTACAAAAATATTTTGGAACTATCAAAAACAAGAGTTCATTCAGAAATGAAAGTTTACACAACAGAGTTTATAAACTACTTGTCACTAATAATTGCGACAAAAGTTAAGAACAATTTTATAAGACTAAATCTTCATCAAAACTACTCATTCAGACAGATTATAGAATATTTGAGAAGTTACAAAGTTGAAGTAATAAATAATACAGAATGAAAAAAACGCAAGGTGTTGAAATATGTTCAAGACCTTGCGGAATTGTTAGAAATATAG
- the tuf gene encoding elongation factor Tu produces the protein MAKLDFDRSKEHVNIGTIGHVDHGKTTLTAAIATVLAKKGLSEAKSYDAIDNAPEEKARGITINTSHIEYNTEKRHYAHVDCPGHADYIKNMITGAAQMDGSILVVAATDGAMPQTKEHVLLAKQVGVPKMVVFLNKCDMIKPEDAEMIDLVEMEVRELLTKYGFDGDNTPFVRGSALQALQGKPEYEENILELMNAVDTWIETPVKDFEKPFLMAVEDVFTISGRGTVATGRVERGRLSLNEEVEIVGLKPTKKTVVTGIEMFRKNLKEAQAGDNAGLLLRGVERSAIERGQVLAKPGSIVPHAEFEAAIYALTKEEGGRHTPFFVNYKPQFYFRTTDVTGGLEFEKGREFVQPGENVNLKVKLIAPIAVEEGTKFSIREGGRTVGYGSVTKILK, from the coding sequence ATGGCAAAACTAGATTTTGACCGTAGCAAAGAACACGTTAATATTGGAACCATTGGCCACGTTGACCATGGTAAAACAACTTTAACTGCTGCTATTGCGACAGTGTTAGCTAAAAAAGGTTTATCAGAAGCTAAATCATACGATGCAATTGACAATGCACCTGAAGAAAAAGCTCGTGGTATAACAATTAATACATCACACATCGAATATAATACTGAAAAACGTCACTATGCACACGTTGACTGTCCAGGTCACGCTGACTACATTAAAAACATGATTACTGGTGCTGCTCAAATGGATGGTTCAATTCTTGTTGTTGCTGCAACTGACGGTGCCATGCCTCAAACAAAAGAACACGTTCTTCTTGCAAAACAAGTTGGTGTTCCAAAGATGGTTGTTTTCTTAAACAAATGTGACATGATTAAGCCAGAAGATGCAGAAATGATCGACCTTGTTGAAATGGAAGTTCGTGAATTACTTACAAAATATGGCTTTGACGGTGACAATACACCATTTGTTCGTGGTTCAGCTCTACAAGCTTTACAAGGCAAACCAGAATACGAAGAAAACATTCTAGAATTAATGAATGCAGTTGACACATGAATCGAAACTCCTGTTAAGGACTTTGAAAAACCATTCTTAATGGCTGTTGAAGACGTTTTCACAATTTCAGGTCGTGGTACAGTTGCTACAGGTCGTGTTGAACGTGGTAGATTAAGCTTAAACGAAGAAGTTGAAATTGTAGGTCTTAAACCAACAAAGAAAACAGTTGTTACAGGTATTGAAATGTTCAGAAAGAACTTAAAAGAAGCTCAAGCAGGTGACAACGCAGGTCTATTACTTCGTGGTGTTGAAAGATCAGCTATTGAACGTGGTCAAGTTCTTGCTAAACCAGGTTCTATTGTTCCTCATGCTGAATTCGAAGCAGCTATTTATGCATTAACAAAAGAAGAAGGTGGTCGTCACACTCCATTCTTTGTTAACTATAAACCACAATTCTACTTCCGTACAACAGACGTTACAGGTGGATTAGAATTTGAAAAAGGCCGTGAATTCGTTCAACCTGGTGAAAACGTTAACTTAAAAGTTAAACTTATTGCACCTATCGCTGTTGAAGAAGGAACAAAGTTCTCGATCCGTGAAGGTGGTAGAACAGTTGGATATGGTTCTGTAACAAAAATTCTTAAATAA
- a CDS encoding IS30 family transposase, with product MNYTKNYNHLTYDERAFIEIQIKSGYSIRSIARQLNRSPSTVSRELKRNTAFSGSYQCKIAEQKALNRHSHKYLFKFTSNFEYAEFEKFFLEKFDKRFYGIVATARYIKQTFPNIASPSIRTIFNWIKTRKWKLKPRDRLRIFYKKGGKRTASVVSRLIGDSHYVYPIWARPKYIDLREEYGHWESDLIIGKRSNGYDNVLTLVERQTRMGFAVKIKSKSAFLVISKLKKIIQDHNLIVKSITIDNGIEFERMGLLGKWLNIKIFRAEPYASFQRGTNENWNGMIRRMFHKGFDFNSISQVQLDDVVNQINEMPRKILNWQKPIELFKLANDYGVVLN from the coding sequence ATGAATTATACTAAAAATTATAATCATCTAACATATGATGAACGTGCATTTATTGAAATTCAAATAAAATCTGGGTATTCTATTAGATCTATAGCTAGACAGTTAAACAGAAGTCCATCCACAGTAAGTCGCGAATTAAAACGCAACACTGCTTTTAGCGGTTCATATCAATGTAAAATAGCAGAGCAGAAAGCATTAAATAGGCATTCGCACAAATACTTGTTTAAATTTACGAGTAATTTTGAATATGCTGAATTTGAAAAATTTTTCTTAGAAAAATTCGATAAAAGATTTTACGGAATTGTTGCAACAGCTCGATACATTAAGCAAACTTTTCCAAATATTGCGTCTCCGTCGATAAGGACTATATTTAATTGGATTAAGACAAGAAAATGAAAATTGAAACCTAGAGACAGATTGAGAATTTTTTATAAAAAAGGCGGAAAAAGAACTGCATCAGTTGTCTCAAGATTAATTGGAGATTCTCACTATGTATATCCAATATGGGCAAGACCAAAATATATTGATTTAAGAGAAGAATATGGTCATTGAGAAAGTGACTTAATTATAGGCAAAAGATCGAATGGATATGATAATGTATTAACACTTGTTGAAAGGCAAACCAGAATGGGGTTTGCAGTTAAAATTAAATCAAAATCAGCTTTTTTGGTAATTTCAAAGCTTAAAAAAATAATCCAGGATCATAATTTAATTGTCAAATCTATAACAATTGATAACGGGATAGAATTCGAAAGAATGGGTTTATTAGGAAAATGACTAAATATTAAAATATTTAGAGCTGAACCGTATGCTTCATTTCAAAGGGGAACAAACGAAAATTGAAACGGAATGATTAGAAGAATGTTTCATAAAGGTTTTGATTTTAATTCTATCTCTCAAGTTCAACTGGATGATGTTGTAAATCAAATAAATGAAATGCCACGTAAAATTTTGAATTGGCAAAAACCAATTGAACTATTTAAGTTAGCTAATGACTATGGTGTCGTTTTAAATTAA
- the tsaE gene encoding tRNA (adenosine(37)-N6)-threonylcarbamoyltransferase complex ATPase subunit type 1 TsaE: MFLEKCFITKENQSLNEVANFVLNNLTKSKLILLNGELGAGKTTLLKEIAKIIGITEPITSPTFNYMKTYNGLIHIDAYHLSGGIDEFIDYANEGDIIAIEWPSRIQHYYSNFVNVDISLDNDNNHIFNIRVVK; this comes from the coding sequence ATGTTCTTAGAAAAGTGTTTCATAACTAAGGAAAATCAAAGTCTTAATGAAGTGGCTAATTTTGTTTTAAATAACCTAACTAAAAGTAAATTAATACTTTTAAATGGTGAATTGGGTGCTGGTAAGACAACATTATTAAAAGAAATTGCAAAAATAATTGGGATAACTGAGCCAATTACATCGCCAACATTTAACTATATGAAAACATATAATGGCTTAATTCACATTGATGCATATCATTTAAGCGGCGGAATTGACGAGTTTATTGACTATGCAAATGAAGGTGATATTATAGCTATCGAATGACCTTCTAGGATACAACATTATTACTCAAATTTTGTTAATGTAGATATCTCATTAGACAATGACAATAATCATATTTTTAATATAAGGGTGGTTAAGTAA
- a CDS encoding tRNA threonylcarbamoyladenosine biosynthesis protein TsaB, with translation MKLYLDTANDDFVLAAFDDNYKLVYSKILKKYQKKVELIPLSVSEMLNSLSLTIDDFNEFYTNLGPGYFTGVRISLVYLRTIATIKKVMIFTISTMQILSIQNPGENSFYINAKGEKYFEYIRNDKPFHSDQITCKTGTKDKYNEVDYIQFLNNFKAYKDLFIANSDLNKIEPYYIKMPQIGAKK, from the coding sequence ATGAAATTATATTTAGATACAGCTAATGATGATTTTGTTTTAGCAGCCTTTGATGATAATTACAAATTAGTGTATTCAAAAATACTAAAAAAGTACCAAAAGAAGGTTGAATTAATACCACTAAGTGTAAGTGAAATGCTTAATTCTTTGTCGCTAACAATTGATGATTTTAATGAGTTTTACACCAATTTAGGCCCAGGATACTTCACTGGAGTAAGAATATCATTAGTTTATTTAAGAACAATAGCCACAATTAAAAAAGTTATGATTTTTACAATTAGCACAATGCAAATTTTAAGTATTCAAAATCCTGGCGAAAACTCATTTTATATTAATGCTAAAGGCGAAAAGTATTTTGAATACATAAGAAATGATAAGCCATTTCATTCTGACCAAATTACTTGTAAAACAGGCACTAAAGATAAATATAATGAAGTAGATTACATTCAATTTTTAAATAATTTTAAAGCATACAAAGACTTATTTATTGCTAATAGTGACTTAAATAAAATTGAACCTTATTACATAAAAATGCCACAAATAGGAGCTAAGAAATAG